The DNA region GCTGTCACTTGCAGCAAGCATTATGAGTTTATCTATTTTTCTGTGGTGTAGCTAGTGGGAATATTAAGGGGATCAAGCCGGCCTTTGAGCAATAAGCCGGTAATTGCCGAGGGGAAAAGCGCAAAAGATGTTTAGGAATATAAGCATTCGTTAATTTTTAACCCCTGCCAGAGGATGACAAGCGTCCTGCCTGTGCAGCAACAGAGACGGGAAAAAAATCTTGTGCGAGCGAGCGCCGCCAGTTGACAATAAGGAGGGTAACGTACCTATAACTTGAGGTGTCCCTAATTTCGCCGCAAGCTTCGTTGAAACAAAACAGTAAAAATGTTTGAATAGGTAGTCTGCTCACTCTAAAACCTAAAATCTAAAATCTAAAATTGCTATGAGTCAGGGATTTGATTACGATTTGGTAATTATCGGGGCCGGTGTGGGTGGACATGGTGCGGCTTTGCACGCGGTCAGCTGCGGCTTGAAAGTGGCGATTGTGGAATCGGCAGAAATGGGCGGCACCTGTATTAACCGGGGCTGTATTCCCTCAAAAGCCTTGCTGGCGGCTGCCGGTCGTGTGCGGGAACTGCGGGATGCCCACCATCTCAAGACGCTGGGGATTCAATTGGGGGAAATGACTTTCGACCGGCAAGCGATTTCAGACCATGCCGGCGGCATCGTCAGCAAAATTCGTGGCGATATGACCAATAGCCTTAAACGTCTGGGCGTCGATGTGATTCAGGGATGGGGCCGGCTAGCTGGAACGCAAAAAGTAACCGTCACGACAGACAAAGGTGAAAAAACAGTTACCGCCGACGAGATTATTTTAGCTCCGGGTTCGGTTCCCTTTGTCCCCCCAGGCATTGAAATTGACGGAAAAACTGTATTTACGAGCGATGCCGGCATCAAGCTGGAATCGCTACCGTCTTGGATCGCCATCATTGGCAGTGGTTATATTGGTTTGGAATTTGCCGATATTTACACCGCACTGGGCAGCGAAATCACGATGATCGAAGCCCTAGATCAGCTAATGCCCACGTTTGACCCGGATATTGCCAAGCAAGCTCAGCGCGTGCTGATCGCGCCCCGCGACATTGAAACCAGAGTCGGGCTGTTGGCGAAAAAAGTAACGCCCGGATCGCCGGTAGTGATTGAACTTGCCGACGTTAAAACCAAAGAAGTTGTAGAAGTTTTAGAAGTGGATGCCTGCTTGGTGGCAACAGGACGCATTCCAGCCACCAAAGATATGGGATTAGAAGCTGCCGGCGTTGAAATTGACCGGCGCGGCTTTATTCCCGTTGATGACCGCATGGCGGTATTATCTGGCGGTGAGCCGGTGCCCCACCTTTGGGCAATTGGCGACGCCACCGGCAAGATGATGCTTGCTCACGCAGCCTCCGCACAGGGCATCACAGCCGTGGAAAATATTTGTGGGCGTCCCCGTACCGTTGATTACCGCTGCATCCCTGCCGCCGCCTTCACCCACCCAGAAATTAGCTTTGTCGGCATGACAGAGCCGGCAGCCAAGGAAATGGGCCAAGCCGAAGGATTTGAAGTGGCAGCCGTACGCACATACTTCAAGGGCAATTCTAAAGCTATTGCCGAAGGAGAAACCGACGGCTTAGCCAAAGTGATTTACCGGCAAGACACCGGCGAATTACTGGGTGTTCACATTCTGGGTATCCACGCCGCCGATTTAATCCAAGAAGCTGCCAATGCCATCGCCCACCGGCAATCTGTGCGCGATTTAGCCTTTTTGGTTCACACCCATCCCACCCTCTCGGAAGTGTTGGATGAAGCCTATAAGCGAGCACTAACGCCGCATTGAGTGCTGAGTCCTGAGTCCTGAGTCCTGAGTGGGAGAGGGGGAGAGTGGGAAAGTGGGAGAGCCTAAGAAAAGCAGCGATTACCCCCATGCCCCATGCCCCATGCCCCATGCCCCATGCCCCATGCCCCATGCCCAATCCCCCATGCCCCATGCCCAATCCCCAATTCCCTTAATATGCAAATTCGACGCCGTCCTCCAAATCCATCTGTTGCCGTCACTTCCCTGCGCTATCAGGTGAAAATGGCTGACTCGGAACCGCGCCATATTTTAGAAGAAATTGTCTGGCAGAAGGAAACTGAAGTTGCCCAACTGCGGGAACGCTTGCCTTTAGCTGAGCTACAGTATCAGGTAAAAAGCGCACCGGCACCCCGCGATTTTTTAGCGGCGTTGCGGGAAGGCAAAACGCAACCGGCACTGATTGCGGAAGTTAAAAAGGCGTCTCCCAGTAAGGGCGTAATCCGGGAGGATTTCGAGCCGGTGGAGATTGCTCTGGCTTACCAGCAAGGCGGTGCGAGCTGCATCTCTGTGTTAACGGATGAGAAATTTTTTCAAGGCAGCTTTGAGAATTTGCGGCGGGTTCGCTCCTCTGTTGAGCTGCCGGTGTTGTGCAAGGATTTTCTAATTTATCCCTACCAAATTTACCTCGCTCGCCTCAACGGGGCTGATGCGGTGCTGTTGATTGCGGCGATTCTTTCTGACAAAGATTTACAATATTTTGTGAAAATTGTCAAGGTTTTGGGAATGACAGCCCTGATAGAAGTACACACCTTAGAGGAACTGGATCGGGTGCTGGGCATCGAGGGCGTAACCTTGGTGGGGATTAACAATCGCAATTTGGAAGACTTTTCTGTGGATCTGCAAACTACGGTTGGGCTGATGGCAGAACGAGGCGAACAGTTGCGTGAACGTGGGATTTTAGTTGTCAGCGAGTCGGGGCTGCACAGCAGAGAGGATTTGAGCCGGGTGGCTGATGCCGGCGCTACTGCGGTTCTGATTGGTGAGTCTTTGGTGAAACAGCCAGACCCAGCCGATGCGATTGCGAAGCTTTTCTGAAATGCCTAGGGCTTGCCGGCAAAGCAAACATTGCTGATTTTTAGTGCCGGCAAATCCTATTTTTGGAAGCATAAATGTGCGCTGTTAGCGTTCAAAAACATATTAATTAAGGAAAATAAATTCTTTTCCGGTGTGCCTTTCCCCGGCTGAAGCAGGCGTGCGAATCACTTTGTCGTGGCAGGGAGTGCGAGTATAGAGTATGATGCAATACTAGACTCTGCATTTCGGAAACTTAGGTTTCTTTGAATGGCGGCGCAACGCCCAGACCCAGTAATTTGCTTGGTTCTGCAACGCCTCATTTTATGACGATCGGGTCTCGGTTCACTTGAGGTAGATCAGCTTTCATGGAGCCTATTCCTCTTCCTTCCCATATCCACTACGAATTGCTATTGCAACTGTTAGAGCGTCAAACAATGTTTGCTGTTGGGCAAAAGCCTTCTCAACGCGAACAGGTACATCAGCTGATTTCGACGCTCCGCAAAGCGCTTGCCCAACAGAAGCAACTAGAAGATAGCTGTGAACGAGCGAATGTACCAATAGAGTACCGCTGGTCACTCAATGACAGCAACGGAGAACAGACTTCTAATCAGAATTTCCGGAAAGCACAGCAGCAACCACCGGCCTGATACGATATTTGGATCGAGCAATGGGCGGATTTGAAATGATGGATGCTGCTGCCGGTCGTTTTTCTAAATGGATCGGTTGCCGGCATATACCACAAGGGTATGAGGAAGTAAAAAGTAAAAAATCAGTGATTTTTTCTGTTACTTTTGCAGATCGCTTTGTGCTATAAAAACACCCCTAGCCACTAACAAGATTTTTGAGACAGTAGGACGGACTCATGGACGATAAGCTGATGCTGATGATTCCTGGCCCAACGCCGGTGCCAGAGCAGGCATTACTCGCGCTCTCTCGGCACCCAATTGGCCACCGCAGCGGTGATTTTAGTAAAATCATGGCAGAGGTTACTCAAAACCTCAAATGGCTGCACCAAACGGAAAACGATGTTTTGATTTTGACAGCCAGTGGCACCGGCGCGATGGAAGCAGGAATTATCAACTTTCTGAGTCCGGGTGATCGGGTTTTGGTTGGCTGTAATGGTAAATTTGGCGATCGGTGGGCTGAAGTTTGTGAAGCTTACGGACTCGCCGTCGAGAAAGTTTCGGCAGAGTGGGGCAAAGCACTTGAACCTGAACAGTTCCGAGAAAAACTGGCAGCAGACACCGGCAAACAAATCAAAGCCGTGATCCTTACCCACAGCGAAACGTCCACCGGCGTCCTTAATGACTTAGAAACAATTAACCGGCACGTCAAAGAGCACGGCGAAGCTTTGATGATGGTAGACACCGTTACCAGCTTAGGGGCGGTTAATGTGCCGATGGATGCCTGGGGATTAGATGTTGTGGCATCTGGGTCACAAAAAGGCTATATGATTCCTCCTGGGCTGGGTTTTGTGGCTGTTAGCCCCAAAGCTTGGGAGGCTTACAAAACGGCAAAACTGCCCCGTTACTACTTGGATCTGGGCAAATACCGTAAAGATGCTGCGAAAAACACCACACCGTTTACGCCGCCGGTGAACTTGTTTTTTGCCCTGCAAGCCTCGCTGAACATGATGCGGAATGAAGGGTTAGAAAATATTTTTGCACGGCACCAGCGCTTAATGAAGGCCACTCGCGCTGCAATTAAAGCGATGGATCTACCCCTGTTGACCTCGGATGAGGCAGCTAGTCCAGCGATCACAGCCGTAGGGCCGGCACAAATAGACGCGGAAAAAGTGCGTTCAATTGTGAAAAAGCGGTTCGATATCGTTCTTGCCGGCGGACAAGATCATCTTACGGGCAAGATATTCCGAATTGGCCACTTAGGGTTTGTCAGTGATCGGGATATCTTGGCGGCCATTGCTTCTCTAGAAGTTGCCTTCAAAGAATTGGGCCATAAAAGCTTCACGCCGGGTGCCGGTGTTGCCGCTGCTGCTGAAATTTTTGCTCAGTCTTAGGCAAGAATTTTAAATCTAATTATTTAGGCTTCAAAATCAAAAGAGCGGGCTGTTTAACAAACCCGCTCTTTTTATTATGTTGTTTTGATTGTTGCCGAAGTCAATTTTCAAAAACATTTTCTCCTGCGTCCGGATCAAGCCGGTGGACAAGCTAGATAACATAAATCAAATCTTATGCTGTTTCCAGCCAGTCGTAGATTCGTTCTAACTGTTCAATCGTTACCAAGCCATACTGCCAGAGAATCATGGGCAATGGGCCTGGATCTTGCTCGCGATGCCGCAGAGCGATTTTAAGACAGGACGCAGAAATTGCTAAATCGTCTTGTAAAAATCGGATGAATTTATTGTGTGTTGCGGGTGCCATATCTACCTTTCACCTTGTCAATTAAACCTAATTTTGTATCATCAATCCTGCTTTTAAAGGGTGCAGTTAGCCAGTATGCAATCTGTACACCAGGGTTGCCGGCAATTCGTACCCATGACGGGACGATATTCCGCTTTATTATGTGCCAGACGCTGCTAAAACTTCGTCACGCTCAGAACTGAAAGCTTTAAAGCTACTTATCCTGTTCGCGTGCGTTTTGCGCTGATCCCCGAATTAGTTGGGAGCTTTGCTGCCGCCGCAGACAACTTATTCGCTAATCCCTAGTGCATCAGGTTCTGCGAGCAACGACATCTGTAAATTTACAGATTTTTCAAACAGAACCCGATTGGCGCTTCAGCCGTTTTACTGAAACTTTTTATGAGCTAGAGCCGGCTTACATTTGCCAAACCCTTGCTACATCAATATTCCTTCCCTTTCGGGACGGTTTATATGGGGGTTCACTCCTGTCTCACTCCTACACCAAAAGAAATACGCTTTGAGTGTACTTTCCCCCAATCTACGCCTTTGACTACAGCCGTTAGCTTCAGGATGAGGCAACCGCCCCAGACTTAACTATCGATTGAGTTTGAGCGCTCCACGGTATCTCGTACAAATTTACTCTAACTGTATCCATTTCTTGCCGCAGCCGAGTAAAGATTGTACAGATATTTTGTGAAGTTTCCAAGAAGCATTTTATAAATTTTCTGCTCCTCAGATAGACAGATTAGCAAATCCCGCTCGTTCTGTCCACAATCACAAATTATGCAATTTTAATGGTTTGGATAAGGTTTTGCAGGGGATTGAGGAGTTTGCTCGGTGCCGGCTTCTAAAAACTGGATAGCAATTTGATCGCCGGCTTTTAAGCCTAGTTCAGCAGCTCTGCCGCCCCGTAGCTCAATCACTTGGTCAACCAGTGTACCATCAGGGCCGTAAGTCGGACAAGGTAAAGTTGTGCAAGGCGGCACATTTGCCTCAATCGCTTGCACTTCCCCGTCGCGCAAAAAGATCATATCCAAATTAATCGCAACATTCTTCATCCAAAAGCTGACACTTTGAGGCGGGTTAAAGGCAAACAACATCCCGCGATCATCTGCTAAGGAAGTTCGGTACATTAACCCGGTGGCTTGTTGTTGCGGTGTTTTAGCCACTTCCAGGGCAATGGTTTTACCGGCAATGGTTGCTTTTGCGGAAATCGGTAACGCTTGCCCCTGGGAAGTGCTCACCGGCACTGGAGATACGACAGCCGGCAGGGTTGGATCGTTGGGTGATCCAGCCTGAGAGCTTTCTGGTGCCGGTTGTGAGCATCCCATTAGCAAAACACTAAGCGTTATTCCTACCAAACTATTGTGTTCAATCACCTCGCACTCGCTCCTTTTTATAATCGATTTTAGAGAGTGGGTTTAACGATAATTCTTCACCTCTAAAATCTCAAATTCCCTACGCTTCTCGTAAAACGTAGCCAACACCTCGCACGGTTTGAATCAGGCGCTTCTGACCCTCATCTTCTATTTTGAGGCGCAAATAT from Microcoleus sp. FACHB-68 includes:
- a CDS encoding DUF5340 domain-containing protein; the encoded protein is MEPIPLPSHIHYELLLQLLERQTMFAVGQKPSQREQVHQLISTLRKALAQQKQLEDSCERANVPIEYRWSLNDSNGEQTSNQNFRKAQQQPPA
- the lpdA gene encoding dihydrolipoyl dehydrogenase, encoding MSQGFDYDLVIIGAGVGGHGAALHAVSCGLKVAIVESAEMGGTCINRGCIPSKALLAAAGRVRELRDAHHLKTLGIQLGEMTFDRQAISDHAGGIVSKIRGDMTNSLKRLGVDVIQGWGRLAGTQKVTVTTDKGEKTVTADEIILAPGSVPFVPPGIEIDGKTVFTSDAGIKLESLPSWIAIIGSGYIGLEFADIYTALGSEITMIEALDQLMPTFDPDIAKQAQRVLIAPRDIETRVGLLAKKVTPGSPVVIELADVKTKEVVEVLEVDACLVATGRIPATKDMGLEAAGVEIDRRGFIPVDDRMAVLSGGEPVPHLWAIGDATGKMMLAHAASAQGITAVENICGRPRTVDYRCIPAAAFTHPEISFVGMTEPAAKEMGQAEGFEVAAVRTYFKGNSKAIAEGETDGLAKVIYRQDTGELLGVHILGIHAADLIQEAANAIAHRQSVRDLAFLVHTHPTLSEVLDEAYKRALTPH
- a CDS encoding alanine--glyoxylate aminotransferase family protein; its protein translation is MDDKLMLMIPGPTPVPEQALLALSRHPIGHRSGDFSKIMAEVTQNLKWLHQTENDVLILTASGTGAMEAGIINFLSPGDRVLVGCNGKFGDRWAEVCEAYGLAVEKVSAEWGKALEPEQFREKLAADTGKQIKAVILTHSETSTGVLNDLETINRHVKEHGEALMMVDTVTSLGAVNVPMDAWGLDVVASGSQKGYMIPPGLGFVAVSPKAWEAYKTAKLPRYYLDLGKYRKDAAKNTTPFTPPVNLFFALQASLNMMRNEGLENIFARHQRLMKATRAAIKAMDLPLLTSDEAASPAITAVGPAQIDAEKVRSIVKKRFDIVLAGGQDHLTGKIFRIGHLGFVSDRDILAAIASLEVAFKELGHKSFTPGAGVAAAAEIFAQS
- a CDS encoding DUF192 domain-containing protein codes for the protein MIEHNSLVGITLSVLLMGCSQPAPESSQAGSPNDPTLPAVVSPVPVSTSQGQALPISAKATIAGKTIALEVAKTPQQQATGLMYRTSLADDRGMLFAFNPPQSVSFWMKNVAINLDMIFLRDGEVQAIEANVPPCTTLPCPTYGPDGTLVDQVIELRGGRAAELGLKAGDQIAIQFLEAGTEQTPQSPAKPYPNH
- the trpC gene encoding indole-3-glycerol phosphate synthase TrpC, whose product is MQIRRRPPNPSVAVTSLRYQVKMADSEPRHILEEIVWQKETEVAQLRERLPLAELQYQVKSAPAPRDFLAALREGKTQPALIAEVKKASPSKGVIREDFEPVEIALAYQQGGASCISVLTDEKFFQGSFENLRRVRSSVELPVLCKDFLIYPYQIYLARLNGADAVLLIAAILSDKDLQYFVKIVKVLGMTALIEVHTLEELDRVLGIEGVTLVGINNRNLEDFSVDLQTTVGLMAERGEQLRERGILVVSESGLHSREDLSRVADAGATAVLIGESLVKQPDPADAIAKLF
- a CDS encoding DUF2949 domain-containing protein is translated as MAPATHNKFIRFLQDDLAISASCLKIALRHREQDPGPLPMILWQYGLVTIEQLERIYDWLETA